From a region of the Corallococcus coralloides DSM 2259 genome:
- a CDS encoding glycosyltransferase family 4 protein codes for MMRPRKLVTVSHSYVVTLNRRLANEMARVGAGRWDVTAVAPKSFHGDLSPLVLQRDPHEAVNLEGVPAYFSRSLHGFVYGPEVHAHLSRGADLVHLWEEPYVLSGLEVAMMTPAHVPLVFCTFQNLTKRYPPPFAQAERFVVRRAAGWIAWGQTVHDNLLARPGYEQRPSRFIPVGVDVEHFRPDPEAGRAFRERLGWTSEGPPVVGYLGRFVPEKGLRLLMDALDRMATPWRALFVGGGPLEVDLRAWAARHGDRVRIITGVKHAEVPRALNAMDVLCAPSQTTPAWKEQFGRMLAEAFACGVPVFASDSGEIPHTVGDAGRILPEAYGGAWITALEELLESPAQRQELSARGRERAVSRFAWPVVAKAHLDFFEQVLERGA; via the coding sequence ATGATGCGTCCCCGGAAGCTCGTCACCGTCTCGCACTCCTACGTCGTCACCCTCAACCGGCGACTGGCCAACGAGATGGCCCGCGTGGGCGCCGGCCGCTGGGACGTCACCGCCGTGGCGCCGAAGTCCTTCCACGGAGACCTGAGCCCGCTGGTGCTCCAGCGTGACCCTCACGAGGCCGTGAACCTGGAGGGCGTGCCCGCGTACTTCAGCCGCTCGCTGCACGGCTTCGTCTACGGGCCGGAGGTGCATGCGCACCTGTCGCGGGGCGCGGACCTGGTGCACCTGTGGGAGGAGCCCTACGTGCTCTCCGGCCTGGAGGTGGCGATGATGACGCCGGCCCATGTGCCGCTCGTCTTCTGCACGTTCCAGAACCTGACCAAACGCTATCCCCCGCCCTTCGCGCAGGCCGAGCGCTTCGTCGTGCGCCGGGCCGCGGGGTGGATCGCCTGGGGCCAGACGGTGCACGACAACCTCCTCGCCCGGCCCGGCTACGAGCAGCGCCCCTCGCGCTTCATCCCCGTGGGCGTGGACGTGGAGCACTTCCGCCCGGATCCGGAGGCGGGCCGCGCCTTCCGCGAACGGCTGGGCTGGACGTCCGAAGGGCCGCCCGTGGTGGGCTACCTGGGCCGCTTCGTGCCGGAGAAGGGCCTGCGCCTCCTCATGGATGCGCTCGACAGGATGGCCACGCCCTGGCGAGCCCTCTTCGTCGGCGGAGGCCCCCTGGAGGTGGACCTGCGCGCATGGGCCGCGCGCCACGGGGACCGCGTGCGCATCATCACGGGCGTGAAGCACGCGGAGGTGCCTCGCGCGCTCAACGCCATGGACGTGCTCTGCGCGCCCAGCCAGACGACGCCCGCGTGGAAGGAGCAGTTCGGCCGCATGCTCGCGGAGGCCTTCGCGTGTGGCGTGCCCGTGTTCGCCAGCGACTCCGGTGAGATTCCGCACACCGTGGGGGATGCCGGGCGCATCCTGCCGGAGGCGTACGGCGGTGCATGGATCACCGCGCTCGAGGAGCTGCTGGAGAGTCCCGCGCAGCGCCAGGAGCTGTCCGCGCGAGGCCGGGAGCGGGCCGTGTCCCGCTTCGCCTGGCCGGTCGTCGCCAAGGCGCACCTCGACTTCTTCGAGCAGGTGCTCGAGCGCGGAGCCTGA
- a CDS encoding O-antigen ligase family protein — translation MSGASPRPQLRGPGVLHQRYVRRAPEPVAQVVPAPAASPGLLGSGGVVVAFIAMLFVCQLALLVEALAPARVIFRILSFGTSLALLVLVKGPRLKHPAMPFLLASAGLTALNFFHPGTNTPLAAAAQLGIQISVFAPLFWASRLRIDAKLFGRVVLLLFLFNMASASLGILQVTFPGRFQPALSAMVESQGEGYVRSLQFETASGARVFRPMGLTDVPGGAATGAFYSVLLGGAFLLSRQGMSRKVLGAAGIGIGLICLYLGQVRVAAVTLIVCMAAMALVLTVSGRWVRLVALAAVVGGFAVVAFGWAVAVGGDAVLTRWSTLTASDPSQVYHSNRGRFLDETFDQVLPEFPLGAGLGRYGMANAYFGDNLDRESPPLWAEIQWTAWAYDGGWLGLVCYPLALLATLWWGFQVARRRDESAGEFWLWGSLLFAYDLGAIAQTFSYQFFMSQMGMEFWLLNAAFFSAYWNRNAALHPHRR, via the coding sequence ATGAGTGGCGCGAGTCCTCGTCCTCAACTGCGCGGTCCCGGTGTGCTGCATCAGCGGTACGTGCGGCGCGCGCCGGAACCCGTGGCGCAGGTCGTGCCGGCTCCGGCGGCGTCTCCGGGGCTGCTCGGTTCGGGCGGCGTGGTGGTGGCGTTCATCGCGATGCTCTTCGTCTGCCAGCTCGCGCTGCTGGTGGAGGCGCTGGCGCCAGCGCGCGTCATCTTCCGCATCCTGTCGTTCGGCACGAGCCTGGCGCTGCTGGTGCTGGTGAAGGGCCCGCGCCTCAAGCACCCGGCGATGCCCTTCCTGCTCGCCTCGGCGGGGCTCACCGCGCTGAACTTCTTCCATCCCGGCACCAACACCCCGCTGGCGGCGGCCGCGCAGCTGGGCATCCAGATCTCCGTGTTCGCGCCCCTCTTCTGGGCGAGCCGCCTGCGCATCGACGCGAAGCTGTTCGGACGCGTCGTCCTGTTGCTCTTCCTGTTCAACATGGCGAGCGCCTCGCTGGGCATCCTGCAGGTGACCTTCCCCGGCCGCTTCCAGCCCGCCCTGTCCGCCATGGTCGAAAGCCAGGGCGAGGGCTACGTGCGCAGCCTCCAGTTCGAGACCGCGAGCGGCGCGCGCGTGTTCCGCCCCATGGGACTGACGGACGTCCCGGGCGGAGCCGCCACCGGCGCCTTCTATTCGGTGCTGCTGGGCGGCGCGTTCCTGCTCAGCCGCCAGGGCATGTCCCGGAAGGTGCTGGGCGCGGCGGGCATCGGAATCGGGCTCATCTGCCTCTACCTGGGACAGGTGCGCGTCGCGGCGGTGACGCTGATCGTCTGCATGGCGGCCATGGCGCTGGTGCTCACCGTGAGTGGCCGGTGGGTGCGGCTCGTGGCCCTGGCCGCGGTCGTGGGTGGTTTCGCGGTGGTGGCCTTCGGCTGGGCCGTCGCGGTCGGCGGCGACGCGGTGCTTACTCGCTGGAGCACGCTCACGGCCTCCGACCCGTCGCAGGTGTATCACTCCAACCGGGGCCGCTTCCTCGACGAGACCTTCGACCAGGTGCTCCCGGAGTTCCCCCTGGGCGCGGGCCTGGGTCGCTATGGCATGGCCAACGCCTACTTCGGCGACAACCTCGACCGCGAGAGTCCTCCGCTGTGGGCCGAAATCCAGTGGACGGCGTGGGCGTACGACGGAGGATGGCTGGGGCTCGTCTGCTATCCGCTCGCGCTGCTGGCGACGTTGTGGTGGGGCTTCCAGGTGGCGCGGCGCCGCGATGAGTCGGCGGGCGAGTTCTGGCTCTGGGGCAGCCTCCTCTTCGCGTATGACCTGGGCGCGATCGCGCAGACCTTCAGCTACCAGTTCTTCATGAGCCAGATGGGCATGGAGTTCTGGCTGCTCAACGCGGCCTTCTTCAGTGCGTACTGGAACCGGAATGCGGCCCTACACCCTCATCGCCGGTGA
- a CDS encoding glycosyltransferase family 4 protein, with amino-acid sequence MDRANLALADWLARQGGPVRLVAHRVEDSLLRYPNVHFVRVPKPANAYLLGEPLLDAVGRLWAARTLAQGGQVVANGGNCEVAAANWVHYVHAAHAPEPAGSPLRRLKGHVSHRMHLRSEQRALRRARIILANSERTRQDLLAATGVEASRVHVVYLGGDPTRFPSTTPVLRREARASLGWPQDRRVALFVGALGDRRKGFDTLFHAWARLCARREWDVDLCVVGTGAQRESWERAAREQGLGERIRFLGFRDDVPRLMAAADLLVSPTRYESYGLGVHEALCVGIPALVSRSAGVAERFPSSLQGLLLDDPEDSGELVRRLDEWRSRGGDWMPAVAALSSELRAWTWDAMAAAVVARLEA; translated from the coding sequence ATGGACCGCGCGAACCTCGCGCTGGCGGACTGGCTCGCGCGCCAGGGCGGCCCCGTGCGGCTGGTGGCGCACCGGGTGGAGGATTCGCTCCTGCGCTACCCCAACGTGCACTTCGTCCGCGTGCCCAAGCCCGCGAACGCGTACCTGCTGGGCGAGCCGTTGCTCGACGCCGTGGGACGCCTCTGGGCCGCGCGCACGCTGGCGCAGGGCGGACAGGTGGTGGCCAACGGCGGCAACTGCGAGGTGGCCGCCGCCAACTGGGTCCACTACGTCCACGCCGCGCACGCGCCCGAGCCCGCCGGCAGTCCGCTGCGCAGGCTGAAGGGCCACGTGAGCCACCGGATGCACCTGCGCAGCGAGCAGCGCGCGTTGCGCCGGGCGCGGATCATCCTGGCGAACTCGGAGCGCACGCGGCAGGACCTGCTGGCCGCCACGGGCGTGGAGGCATCCCGCGTCCACGTCGTGTACCTGGGCGGCGACCCGACGCGCTTCCCGTCCACGACTCCCGTGCTTCGCCGCGAGGCGCGCGCATCCCTGGGTTGGCCTCAAGACCGGCGGGTGGCGCTGTTCGTGGGCGCGCTGGGAGACCGGCGCAAGGGCTTCGACACGCTCTTCCATGCGTGGGCCCGGCTGTGCGCACGACGCGAGTGGGACGTGGACCTGTGCGTCGTGGGGACGGGTGCGCAGCGCGAATCATGGGAACGCGCGGCGCGTGAGCAGGGCCTGGGCGAGCGGATCCGCTTCCTGGGCTTCCGCGACGACGTGCCCCGCCTGATGGCCGCCGCGGACCTGCTGGTGTCCCCCACGCGCTACGAGTCCTATGGCCTGGGCGTGCACGAAGCGCTGTGCGTGGGCATCCCCGCGCTGGTGAGCCGCTCGGCGGGCGTGGCGGAGCGCTTCCCGTCCTCGCTCCAGGGGCTGTTGCTGGATGACCCCGAGGACTCGGGCGAGCTGGTGCGGCGCCTGGACGAGTGGCGGTCGCGCGGCGGGGACTGGATGCCCGCCGTGGCCGCGCTGTCTTCGGAGCTGCGGGCCTGGACGTGGGACGCGATGGCCGCGGCGGTGGTGGCCCGGCTGGAGGCGTGA
- a CDS encoding GumC family protein, translating to MEGTVLDPAGGAPGATSASVMHRLRGVWRRRWVMLGVALAVTALTAAWTLRQPRIYAASTSLIIDVTAPRILDGEVKEVMGEERSNYWFNKEYYATQSEIITSRAVASRVVDRLGLSKDASFLGLPANQDPEERAKALEDADAVGLLRSRIQVVPGKDSRVMNIGVEDVDPARAALLSNEVAAAYMAENLALKLRTTEEARTWLEGRLDELGRQSKAGEMAVYDLKKDADMLSTSLESRLSIVSERINSYNLKLTEVRTRIAAQQARVDAIHRLRKDAGNDETWAEAVPGAKDGPIQDLKSRYGEQKAACAELTERYLPEHPKLLECNRKLDVVRADLLKSLTNVVRSAETQLAEAQGEEKNLNKLLDETKAEAFQVNKKAIEYGRLQRESDNNQRLYELVLKRLKDIELSGLLRTSNVRVLDPARPELLPVRPHTRRNLMVGWVMGLLLGLGVALFLEMLENTVGSQADVEDVLGLAFLGVVPRMEATKAPGDRDLYVHRAPRSAVAECCRAVRTNLLFMSPDHPCKTLVVTSSGPQEGKSTTCINLGVAMAQSGNRVLLLDTDMRRPRLHRAFGVPNDLGISSLVVGEGSLDKAVKSTEVPNLFVLPCGPLPPNPAELLHTRAFKELLRAAGEKFDRIILDSPPLNAVVDAAVLATQADGVVMVLKAGRTDRSAAKRALRSLADVQARMFGAILNDVDLRQPRYGDTYLGYQGYGPTQDEPKGGVAPS from the coding sequence GTGGAAGGAACGGTGTTGGACCCGGCCGGTGGGGCGCCCGGCGCGACGTCCGCGAGCGTGATGCACCGGCTGCGGGGCGTGTGGCGCCGGCGGTGGGTGATGCTCGGGGTGGCGTTGGCGGTCACCGCGCTCACGGCGGCGTGGACGCTGCGCCAGCCGCGCATCTACGCGGCCAGCACCTCGCTCATCATCGACGTCACCGCGCCGCGCATCCTCGACGGCGAGGTGAAGGAGGTGATGGGGGAGGAGCGCAGCAACTACTGGTTCAACAAGGAGTACTACGCCACGCAGAGCGAGATCATCACCTCGCGCGCGGTGGCCAGCCGCGTGGTGGACCGGCTGGGGCTGTCGAAGGACGCGTCCTTCCTGGGCCTGCCGGCGAACCAGGACCCGGAGGAGCGCGCGAAGGCGCTGGAGGACGCGGACGCCGTGGGGCTGTTGCGCTCGCGCATCCAGGTGGTGCCCGGCAAGGACTCGCGGGTGATGAACATTGGCGTGGAGGACGTGGACCCCGCGCGCGCGGCGCTGCTCTCCAACGAGGTGGCCGCCGCGTACATGGCGGAGAACCTGGCGCTCAAGCTGCGCACCACGGAGGAGGCGCGCACGTGGCTGGAGGGGCGCCTGGACGAACTGGGCCGCCAGTCCAAGGCCGGCGAGATGGCCGTCTACGACCTGAAGAAGGACGCGGACATGCTGTCCACGTCGCTGGAGTCGCGGCTGTCCATCGTCAGCGAGCGGATCAACTCCTACAACCTGAAGCTCACCGAGGTGCGCACGCGCATCGCGGCGCAGCAGGCGCGCGTGGACGCCATCCACCGGCTGCGCAAGGACGCCGGCAACGACGAGACGTGGGCGGAGGCCGTGCCCGGCGCGAAGGACGGCCCCATCCAAGATCTCAAATCGCGCTACGGCGAACAGAAGGCCGCGTGCGCGGAGCTGACCGAGCGTTACCTGCCGGAGCACCCGAAGCTCCTGGAGTGCAACCGAAAGCTGGACGTCGTGCGCGCGGACCTGCTCAAGAGCCTGACCAACGTGGTGCGCTCGGCGGAGACGCAGCTGGCGGAGGCGCAGGGCGAGGAGAAGAACCTCAACAAGCTCCTGGACGAGACCAAGGCCGAGGCCTTCCAGGTGAACAAGAAGGCCATCGAGTACGGACGGCTGCAGCGCGAGTCGGACAACAACCAGCGGCTCTATGAGCTGGTGCTCAAGCGGCTGAAGGACATCGAGCTGTCGGGCCTGCTGCGCACGAGCAACGTGCGCGTGCTGGACCCCGCGCGGCCGGAGCTGCTGCCGGTGCGGCCGCACACGCGGCGCAACCTGATGGTGGGCTGGGTGATGGGGCTGCTCCTGGGGCTGGGCGTGGCGCTGTTCCTGGAGATGCTGGAGAACACCGTCGGGTCGCAGGCGGACGTGGAGGACGTGCTGGGCCTGGCGTTCCTGGGCGTGGTGCCGCGCATGGAGGCCACGAAGGCGCCGGGCGACCGCGATCTGTACGTGCACCGCGCGCCGCGCTCGGCGGTGGCGGAGTGCTGCCGTGCGGTGCGCACGAACCTCTTGTTCATGTCGCCGGATCATCCCTGCAAGACGCTGGTGGTGACGTCCAGCGGCCCGCAGGAGGGCAAGTCCACCACGTGCATCAACCTGGGCGTGGCCATGGCCCAGAGCGGCAACCGCGTGCTGCTGCTGGACACGGACATGCGCCGGCCCCGGCTGCACCGCGCGTTCGGCGTGCCCAATGACCTGGGCATCAGCTCGCTGGTGGTGGGCGAGGGCTCGCTGGACAAGGCGGTGAAGAGCACGGAGGTGCCCAACCTCTTCGTGCTGCCGTGTGGCCCCCTGCCGCCGAACCCCGCGGAGCTCTTGCACACGCGTGCCTTCAAGGAGCTGCTGCGCGCGGCGGGGGAGAAGTTCGACCGCATCATCCTGGACAGCCCGCCGCTCAACGCGGTGGTGGACGCGGCGGTGCTCGCCACGCAGGCGGACGGCGTGGTGATGGTGCTCAAGGCGGGCCGGACGGACCGGAGCGCCGCGAAGCGCGCGCTGCGCTCGCTGGCGGACGTGCAGGCGCGGATGTTCGGCGCCATCCTCAACGACGTGGACCTGCGGCAGCCGCGCTACGGCGACACGTACCTGGGCTACCAGGGCTATGGCCCGACGCAGGACGAGCCCAAGGGCGGGGTGGCTCCGTCGTGA
- a CDS encoding bifunctional glycosyltransferase/class I SAM-dependent methyltransferase, with protein MVPALSVVLPFNPATAAAAARFAHALSGQAQVVLAGEGPVDVTPGPNVHVLAAQGGKGAAIRAALPHVTGAHTVLQDPDAAYSPDTYDALVQPLRDDTADGVFGRRSGMSPEMVAERALGGITRFVTDVALTDPLTGLRAFRTEALRSIQLTSDDDAVDAELVVKLAAQLFRLTEVSLPPLQAVPRRPASAHLARLRTLVRYATVRDDADNQHEGYSSLERMDGATHYNQWLGRRFREHMGRRVLEIGAGIGTITRELEAGAEHLVALEVERFYVDRLKNMFRGKPHVRPYLSDVALADWEALKAENLDTIVLSNVMEHIPDDASAVRRFRQILQPDGRVLILVPALPQLFGAIDEAVGHYRRYTPESLRAVLQENGFRVDTLEWMNLVGLPGWFVNSRLLRRRAVPKLQLKLYDTLAPLIAQAEQQVRLPVGMSLFAVARAV; from the coding sequence ATGGTTCCTGCGCTTTCCGTCGTCCTGCCCTTCAACCCCGCCACCGCCGCCGCCGCCGCCCGGTTCGCTCACGCGCTGTCCGGCCAGGCCCAGGTCGTGCTCGCGGGTGAAGGGCCGGTGGACGTCACGCCCGGTCCCAACGTCCACGTCCTCGCCGCCCAGGGTGGCAAGGGGGCGGCCATCCGCGCCGCGCTGCCCCACGTCACCGGCGCCCACACGGTGCTCCAGGATCCGGACGCCGCCTACTCGCCCGACACCTACGACGCCCTGGTGCAGCCCCTGCGGGACGACACCGCGGACGGCGTCTTCGGCCGGCGCTCCGGCATGTCGCCGGAGATGGTGGCCGAGCGCGCGCTGGGCGGCATCACCCGCTTCGTCACCGACGTGGCGCTGACGGATCCGCTCACCGGCCTGCGCGCCTTCCGCACGGAGGCGCTGCGCTCCATCCAGCTCACCAGCGACGACGACGCGGTGGACGCGGAGCTGGTGGTGAAGCTGGCCGCGCAGCTCTTCCGCCTCACGGAAGTGTCCCTGCCGCCGCTGCAGGCCGTGCCGCGCCGCCCGGCCTCCGCGCACCTGGCCCGCCTGCGCACGCTGGTGCGCTACGCCACCGTGCGCGACGACGCGGACAACCAGCACGAGGGCTACTCCTCCCTGGAGCGCATGGACGGCGCCACCCACTACAACCAGTGGCTGGGCCGCCGCTTCCGCGAACACATGGGCCGCCGCGTGCTGGAGATTGGCGCCGGCATCGGCACCATCACCCGCGAGCTGGAGGCCGGCGCGGAGCACCTGGTCGCGCTGGAGGTGGAGCGCTTCTACGTGGACCGCCTGAAGAACATGTTCCGCGGCAAGCCCCACGTGCGCCCCTACCTGTCCGACGTGGCGCTCGCGGACTGGGAGGCGCTGAAGGCGGAGAACCTGGACACCATCGTGCTGTCCAACGTGATGGAGCACATCCCGGACGACGCGTCCGCGGTGCGCCGCTTCCGCCAGATTCTGCAGCCGGATGGCCGCGTGCTCATCCTCGTGCCGGCGCTGCCGCAGCTGTTCGGCGCCATCGACGAGGCCGTGGGCCACTACCGCCGCTACACGCCGGAGTCCCTGCGCGCGGTGCTGCAGGAGAACGGCTTCCGCGTGGACACGCTGGAGTGGATGAACCTGGTGGGCCTGCCGGGCTGGTTCGTCAACAGCCGCCTCCTGCGCCGCCGCGCGGTGCCCAAGCTCCAGCTCAAGCTCTACGACACGCTGGCCCCCCTGATCGCCCAGGCCGAGCAACAGGTGCGGCTGCCCGTGGGCATGAGCCTGTTCGCCGTCGCCCGCGCCGTCTGA
- a CDS encoding glycosyltransferase family 4 protein translates to MRILFLNPVGILGGAERALVDLLACLRTQDPGLSLHLIAGTDGPLVETARGLGVEARVLALPDRLSALGDSGLREQGRAGLFRFARELAPTPLLLTRYGLDLRRAVRDAAPDLLHSNGIKTHLLSAATTGLPVPRVWHVHDFLGERPLVRRALSGLHPLASAAIANSQAVGDDARMVLGKVPVHVVPNGVDVERFSPAAGDGAHLDALAGLPPAPPGTLRVGLVATYARWKGHDVFLEAAALLARQAPALPVRFYLVGAPLYRTAGSQFTDAELREQVERHGLTGRVGFVPFQPEPARVYRALDVFVHASTRREPFGLTIAEALACGRAAVISKSSGAAEALRDGEDVLAIEPGNANTLAAALRRLLEDEALRDTLARAARHTAVRRFSRERYARDILAVYRSLVPARGHS, encoded by the coding sequence GGACCCCGGGCTGTCGCTGCACCTCATCGCGGGCACGGACGGGCCCCTGGTGGAGACGGCCCGAGGGCTCGGTGTGGAGGCCCGCGTGCTCGCCCTGCCCGACCGCCTGTCCGCGCTCGGGGACAGCGGGCTGCGGGAACAGGGCCGCGCGGGCCTCTTTCGCTTCGCGCGAGAGCTTGCCCCCACGCCCCTGCTGCTGACCCGCTACGGCCTCGACCTGCGGCGTGCGGTGCGTGACGCGGCGCCGGACCTGCTGCACTCCAATGGCATCAAGACCCACCTGCTGAGCGCGGCCACCACCGGGCTGCCGGTTCCACGCGTGTGGCACGTGCACGACTTCCTCGGTGAGCGTCCGCTCGTGCGGCGCGCGCTCTCCGGCCTGCATCCGTTGGCCTCGGCCGCCATCGCGAACTCGCAGGCCGTGGGCGATGACGCGCGCATGGTGCTCGGGAAGGTGCCCGTGCATGTCGTGCCCAACGGCGTGGACGTGGAGCGGTTCTCTCCGGCCGCCGGAGATGGCGCGCACCTGGATGCACTGGCCGGGCTGCCTCCCGCGCCTCCGGGAACGCTGCGCGTGGGGCTCGTGGCCACGTACGCGCGTTGGAAGGGGCACGACGTCTTCCTGGAGGCCGCGGCCCTGCTGGCGCGTCAGGCACCGGCCCTGCCCGTGCGCTTCTACCTGGTGGGCGCGCCGCTCTACCGCACGGCCGGCTCGCAGTTCACCGACGCGGAGCTTCGCGAACAGGTGGAGCGCCACGGCCTCACGGGCCGCGTGGGCTTCGTGCCCTTCCAGCCCGAGCCCGCCCGCGTCTACCGGGCCCTGGACGTCTTCGTGCACGCGAGCACCCGCCGCGAACCCTTCGGCCTCACCATCGCGGAGGCGCTCGCCTGCGGCCGGGCCGCCGTCATCTCGAAGTCGAGCGGCGCGGCCGAAGCGCTGCGGGATGGCGAGGACGTGCTGGCCATCGAGCCCGGCAACGCGAACACGCTCGCGGCGGCCCTGCGCCGGCTGCTGGAGGACGAAGCCTTGCGAGACACCCTGGCCCGCGCGGCCCGCCACACCGCCGTGCGCCGCTTCTCCCGTGAGCGCTATGCCCGGGACATCCTCGCCGTGTACCGGAGCCTCGTCCCCGCGCGAGGGCACTCATGA
- a CDS encoding glycosyltransferase family 4 protein: MHGSRASHRDGSAEGGGGSSRASGGAPLRVLHVSSGNLYGGVETLLRTLALASADRTGGAVHAFALCFEGRIAEELRAAGAPLTLLGPAKVSRPWRVWEARRSLMALLQREAFDAVVCHAAWPQAIFGPVVRTAGVPLIFFQHDALSGSHWVERWARVTSPDLALCNSRYTASTLPSVYPRTPWRVLHPPVRDGGPGLMASERTSLRGELGADAADVVIVHASRMQEWKGQRLLLEALGRLRQVPRWKAWFAGGAQRPEEVAYEEGLKAQAVALGLGDRVRFLGQRSDVPRLLRAAEVHCQPNTGPEPFGLAFVEALYAGLPVVTTALGGPLEIVDASCGVLVPPTPDALAQALRGLIEDEAARRKLGSGGPARAKALSAPDAFLSALEDAVRSVARESVA; encoded by the coding sequence ATGCACGGGTCGCGAGCGTCTCATCGTGACGGTTCCGCGGAGGGCGGAGGTGGCTCGTCGCGTGCGTCAGGTGGCGCGCCGCTGCGCGTGCTGCACGTCTCCAGTGGCAACCTCTACGGCGGCGTCGAGACGCTGTTGCGCACGCTGGCGCTCGCGAGCGCGGACCGGACGGGCGGCGCGGTGCATGCGTTCGCGCTCTGCTTCGAGGGGCGCATCGCCGAAGAGCTTCGCGCGGCGGGCGCACCGCTGACGCTGCTGGGACCGGCGAAGGTGAGCCGGCCGTGGCGGGTCTGGGAGGCTCGGCGCTCGCTGATGGCGCTGCTCCAGCGGGAGGCGTTCGACGCGGTGGTGTGTCACGCGGCGTGGCCTCAAGCCATCTTCGGGCCGGTGGTGCGCACGGCCGGTGTTCCGTTGATCTTCTTCCAGCACGACGCACTGTCGGGCTCGCACTGGGTGGAGCGCTGGGCCCGGGTCACCTCGCCGGACCTGGCGCTGTGCAACAGCCGCTACACCGCGAGCACGCTTCCGAGCGTGTATCCGCGCACGCCGTGGCGCGTGCTCCATCCGCCCGTCCGCGACGGTGGCCCGGGCCTCATGGCTTCCGAGCGCACGTCGCTCCGGGGCGAGCTGGGCGCGGACGCGGCGGACGTCGTCATCGTCCATGCCAGCCGCATGCAGGAGTGGAAGGGGCAGCGGCTGCTCCTCGAAGCGCTGGGCCGGCTGCGCCAGGTGCCTCGCTGGAAGGCGTGGTTCGCTGGCGGTGCGCAGCGCCCGGAAGAAGTCGCCTACGAAGAGGGCTTGAAGGCCCAGGCCGTGGCCCTGGGCCTTGGGGATCGCGTGCGGTTCCTGGGACAGCGCTCGGATGTTCCCCGTCTGCTTCGCGCGGCGGAGGTGCACTGTCAGCCCAACACCGGGCCGGAGCCGTTTGGCCTGGCGTTCGTGGAGGCGCTCTACGCCGGTCTTCCCGTGGTCACCACCGCGTTGGGTGGACCGCTGGAGATCGTCGATGCGTCCTGCGGCGTGCTCGTGCCTCCGACGCCGGACGCCCTGGCCCAGGCGCTGCGCGGGCTCATCGAGGATGAAGCGGCTCGGCGGAAGCTGGGCAGCGGTGGCCCTGCTCGCGCGAAGGCGCTGAGCGCGCCGGACGCCTTCCTGTCGGCGCTGGAAGACGCGGTGCGCTCCGTGGCCCGGGAGTCCGTGGCATGA
- a CDS encoding glycosyltransferase, whose translation MEAHLRTLARAQASLGAQVEVLCANHSVDGTGTSHEFHGRSPTREEWDGPVRVVRLGRLASVARMDVMPSLPFMLRRALARGVDVVHLHVPNPSMVLALDAVPRLPAVVVTHQSDIIRQKVAGALFRPFEWMLYSRAARLLATSDAYVRGSSLLSTFKSKVRVLPLGIELESYLRPPSAEAREAQARWTAEAAGGPLWLMVGRLVYYKGLFTALEALVHAPGRLVIVGEGPLAEEGRARAKALGIEDRVTWAGYLSPEALTGAYRAATALWFPSNARSEAYGLSQVEALASGLPVLNTAVPDSGVAWVSLHERTGLTVPVGDARALAAAARRLVEEPGLRERLSRGALERARAEFAHDVMASRSLDLYAEALGRQPVAEERSDASVQHVAGGR comes from the coding sequence ATGGAGGCGCACCTGCGCACGCTGGCTCGCGCGCAGGCGTCGCTGGGCGCGCAGGTGGAGGTGCTGTGCGCGAACCACTCCGTGGATGGCACCGGGACGAGCCACGAGTTCCACGGGCGCAGCCCCACGCGTGAGGAGTGGGATGGGCCGGTGCGCGTGGTGCGCCTGGGGCGGCTCGCGTCGGTGGCGCGCATGGACGTGATGCCGTCGCTGCCGTTCATGCTCCGGCGGGCGCTGGCGCGGGGCGTGGACGTGGTGCACCTGCATGTGCCCAACCCGAGCATGGTGCTGGCGCTGGACGCGGTGCCTCGCCTGCCCGCGGTGGTGGTGACGCACCAGAGCGACATCATCCGGCAGAAGGTCGCGGGCGCGCTGTTCCGTCCGTTCGAGTGGATGCTGTACTCGCGCGCGGCGCGGCTGCTGGCCACGAGCGACGCGTACGTGCGCGGCTCGTCGCTGCTGTCGACGTTCAAGTCGAAGGTGCGGGTGCTGCCGCTGGGCATCGAGCTGGAGTCGTACCTGCGGCCTCCTTCCGCGGAAGCGCGCGAGGCCCAGGCGCGATGGACGGCGGAGGCGGCGGGCGGGCCGCTGTGGCTGATGGTGGGGCGGCTCGTCTACTACAAGGGGTTGTTCACGGCGCTGGAGGCGCTGGTGCACGCGCCGGGGCGGCTGGTCATCGTGGGCGAGGGGCCGCTGGCGGAGGAGGGGCGCGCGCGGGCGAAGGCGCTGGGCATTGAAGATCGGGTGACGTGGGCGGGGTACCTGTCGCCGGAGGCGCTGACGGGTGCGTACCGGGCCGCGACGGCCCTGTGGTTCCCGAGCAACGCGCGCAGCGAGGCGTATGGCCTGTCGCAGGTGGAGGCGCTGGCGAGTGGATTGCCCGTGCTCAACACCGCCGTGCCGGACTCCGGCGTGGCGTGGGTGAGCCTGCACGAGCGCACCGGCCTCACGGTGCCCGTGGGAGATGCGCGGGCGCTGGCGGCGGCGGCGCGCCGGTTGGTGGAGGAGCCGGGCCTGCGCGAGCGGCTGTCGCGCGGGGCGCTGGAGCGTGCGCGAGCGGAGTTCGCCCACGACGTGATGGCGTCGCGCAGCCTGGATCTGTACGCGGAGGCGCTCGGACGGCAGCCGGTGGCGGAGGAGCGGAGCGATGCCTCCGTCCAGCACGTCGCGGGCGGGCGCTGA